The genomic stretch CGGGCGGCACCGCGCGGCCCCTGCCGATCGGCATCCAGGTGCTCTTCGCGGCGAACCGCACGGCCGTGGCCGTGGCGCTCGCCGCCGGCCTCCAGTTCGTGCGCGCCGAGGGCTGGACGCACGCCCACATCAGCGACAAGGGCTTCGTCGACGCCCAGGCCGGGCGCGTGAAGCGCTACCAGCACGCCATCGGCGCCGAGGGCATCCAGATCTTCGCGGACATCAAGAAGAAGCACGCGAGCCACGCGATCACGGCGGATCTCGGGATCGGCGAGATCGCCGCCACGCTCGCCCTGCACCGCGCCGACGCGGCGATCGTCACCGGCGCGCTGACGGGGGCGGCGCCGGACCCGGCGGACCTGGCCGCCGTGCGCGCGGCGACCCCGCTGCCGCTGTTCATCGGCAGCGGTCTCACGGCCGAGAATCTCGGCGACTACTTCGCCCTCGCCGACGGCTTCATCGTCGGCAGCGACTTCAAGCGGGAGGGCCGCTGGGATGCGCCGGTGGACGGCGCCCGCGTGCGCGACTTCATGCGGCGGCTGCGCGAGCTGCGCCGCAGTTGAACGGCCGCGATCACCGCGGAGGATCCTCGCGACCTGCGGAGCGGAAAAAGAGAGACCCGCCGGCTCTGGCCGGCGGGTCTGCTCGCTTCCGCTGCGGCGAGGTCGCCCAGGGAAGCCATGCGGGATCCTGGTTCGCGTCGCGGCCGGGCGCCTTCGAAGCGGCGCCCGGCGCGACCCGAATCGGGCTTACTTCAGCAGCGCCCCGCGGGCGACCTCGCTGAGGCCCCCGGCGCTGGCGCGCAGGAAGTAGACCCCGCTGGGCACGGCCTGGCCGGCGGCGTCGCGGCCGTCCCAGCTCACGCTGAGCCACCCGGGCCCCGCGGCCGTCTCCGCGAAGCTGCGCAGCAGGCGACCCTGCAGGTCGAAGACCTCGAGCTGGACCGGGCCGGCCGCCGGAGCGTGGAAGCGCGCCGTGGTCTTCGGATTGAAGGGGTTCGGATGCAGGGCGAGGCCGAGCTGGCCGAGCGCCGGCGACTCGGCGGGCACCGACGTCAGGTCATCCCAGGTCAGGTCCAGGATCAGCTTGTAGCGCTGCACGTCGTTGCCGCTGTGCCGCGTGATCTTGATGAAGTAGCTGCCCGCCGGCAGCGAGTAGTCGATCAGGGTCTCCTGGACGCCGATCGCCGAGGCGTTCTGCGCGAGCAGGACGGTGCTGCCGGTGGCGCCGGAGCGGATCTCGAAGCCGAGGTCCATGATCTGGTTCGTGTAGATCCCGCCCCCGATCGAGTCGAGGATGTAGTAGGAGCCCACGGCCTGCAGGTAGATGTCGAAGAGGCTGCCGACGGGCGTGCTGAAGGAGTACCAGTCGGTGTCGTTCATCTCGGTCAGGCTGTGGTTCTCGATCGTGACCTGGCCCGTGAAGCTGCCCAGGGCGTTGGCCGTGTTGTAGGCGTTGTCGCGCTCGGCGAAGTCGCCGTAGTTGCGCATGCCGCCGCGGATGTCGTCGTCGCGAACGCCGTAGAAGGCAGCCGTGTAGGCAGCCTCCATCAGCTTGGTCTGGTTGATCGGACCCTCGTGCCCGAGACCGTGGCCGTGGCCGTGCTCGTGCATCACCACATTGCGGATGAAGCGGTAGTCCAAGTTCGCGTTGGCCCAGCCCTCAGCGTAGTCGAGCACCATGTCACTGCCGCCGCCGCCGGGTGTGGGGAAGTAGTTGTAGGCGAGGATGCCGTTCACGCCGTCGATGGGGTGCATGCCGATGCGCACGTCGCCGCGAGCGCCGAGGAGGCCGTTGGCGCCGAAGGCGGCGCCGTCGTCGCTGACCTCGACGTAGGTGATGCCGATGAACTCGCCCCAGCGCGCGAAGCAGGCGGCGAAGATCGGCTTCCAGACCGCCTCGCTGCCGAAGAGGGCGTTCAGCCTGGCGTAGAGCGAGCTGTTGCTGCCCGGTTCGCCGGCGCCGGGAGGAATGTAGACGCCGTCCGGCAGGAAGCTGTAGGTGACGGTGATCGGGTCGCCGACCACGCCAGTCGAGCCGTCCGTCGCCGTGACGAAGATGCGCGTCTGCCGGACGTAGCGGCCGCCGTCCTCCTGGGGAGGGAGCTGCGGCAGGCGGGCCAGCAGTTCGCGGAACTTCTCGGGCGAGGTGTCCGGGTGGATGCAGACGGCCAGCTCGGCGTTCTCGATACAGCTCGTGTCGAGGCGCAGGCCGGTGAGCTCCTGCAGGTTCTCGAGCACGAGCTGGTCAACGTAACTGCCGATCAGCTCGTGGCTCGCCAGGACGGGCGCGGACTCCGCCGCCAGGGCGCTGGCCGCGGGCGCGGCGGCCATGAGCAGGAACAGCCCGAAGACCGCCGGGCGTACGCGGGAGCCGAAAGTGCGGGGCATGAAGCAGCCTCCTGTTGGGCGGGGGAGCAGGACGAGACAGTGTCGATTCTAGCACACCGGCCGGAGCCGTCCCAAGCGACACTCTCTCCAGCGGGTGCGGGAACAGGGGGCGGGGGTCCGAGCTGGACCCCCGCCGGGGAGGCACGCGATGCAGAAATCCACTACTTGAGAAGCAGAGCGCGTACGGTCTCGCTCTCGCCGCCGCTCGTGGCGCGGAGGAAGTAGAGGCCGCTGGGCGCCGGACTGCCGGTCTCGTCCTGGCCGTTCCAGCTCACTTGCACCCAGGCGTTGCCGGCCGCCTCCTGCCGGAAGCCCTGGATGCGGCGGCCCTGAACGTTGAAGATCTCCAGGCTGACGCTGCCCGCCTCGCGCACGTAGAAACGCGCCGTGGTCTTCGGATTGAAGGGCGTCGGGAAGACGCTCAGGCCAAGGCCCCGCGCCGGCACCGCCGCCTCACCCACCGCCGTGCTGATCTGGGTGAGATCGATGTTCAGGCGGTAGCGCTGGACGTCGTTGCCGCTGTAGCGGCGCACGCGCAGGTAGTAGTCGCCGGCCGTCAGCTCGAAGTCGGTGATGGTCTCGACGACGCCGAGGCCGCCGGCGTTGGCGGTGGTGAGCACCGTCACACCGTCGCTGGCGCGCAGCTCGAAGCCGAGGTCCATGATCTGGTTGGTCCAGACCTGGACGCCGTCGACGACGTAGAAGGAGCCCACCGGCGTCATGACCACGTCCAGCAGCATGCCGCTGGCGATGGTGAACTTGAAGTAGTCACTGTCGCTGGAGGCGGTCACCGAAACGTTCTCCTGCTGCAACGGCCCCTCGGGCAGCGTGCCCCAGAGCGTCGCATCGGCGGCGGTGCTGTTCTTCTCCAGATAAAAGCCGTAGTTGCGCATGCCGCCGCGGATGTCGTCGTCCTGCGGGCCGTAGATGACGGGATCGTAGTAGGGCTCCATCAGCTGGCGGTTGCTGGCCTCGATGTGGCCGAGACCGTGGCCGTGGCCGTGCTCGTGCATCACCACGTTGCGGAAGAAGCGGTAGTCGGTGCCGGCGTCACCCCAGTTCTCGCTCCAGTCCAGGACCATGTCGCCGCCCGAGGCCGGGTAGTAGTTGTAGGCCAGCACGTTGCTCGGGCCGTCGATGTTGGCCATGCCGATGCGGATGTCGCCGCGCACGCCGAGGACGCCCCAGGTGTCCGGGAAGGCGGCGCCATCGTCGACCTCCTCGACGTAGTGCAGGCCGACGAAGAAGGCCCAGCGGGCGAAGCAGTCGCGGAAGATCTGCTTCCAGGCCTCGGTGTTGCCGCCGAACTGAGCGTTCAGGCGCGCGAAGAGCGAGCTGTTCTCGTCCTCGGACGGGATGTAGGTGCCGTCGGGCAGGAAGCTGTAGGTGAGGATCACCGGGTCGCCGAGGATGCCCGAGAAGCCGCTGGCCGTCAGGCTCCAGCGGTCCACGCGGTTGTAGCGGTCACCCTCGGGCTCGATCCAGGTGGGCAGCTTGCGCAGCAGCTCCTCGACGACCTCGGGCGGGGTGTCCGGCGCGAGGCAGAAGGAGCGCTCGGCCGTCTGCACGCAGGTGGCCGCTGGGTCGATGCCGTAGAAGCGCTGCAGGTCGCTGGCGACGATCTGCGCCGCCATCCTCTCGACCATCTGGATCGCGCTCTGATTGAGGTAGGGGGTCTCGCCGGCGGCGGAAGCCGGCAGCGCCGAGGCCAGCAGCGTCAGCAGGGCGCCGGCCAGCGCGAGGCGGGAGCGTGCGAGCATGAGTGACGACCTCCGAGCGGGAGTGGCAGGGGAAAGGCCCTGATCAGCGGACAGTAGCAATGATAGCACAGGCGAGCCGAACTGGCCAGCGCAAATCCCGGCAAGTGATATAGAGACAAAGACGTACAAGGATACCTGGGCCACAACTCCAGGCCGCGCTCCCGGCGGCGGCCGGGGCTAGACGCGGTGCCCCTGGGCCGGCGGCGCGAAGTCCATCTCGAGGATCTCGCCGGGGCGGGCCCGGCGCAGCTCCTGGCACTGTTGCAGGACGCTAACCACCAGCGGGAAGCCGACATCGAGAACGAAGGCCTGCTCGCCCTCGGCCAGGCGCTCGAAGCGGCCGCGGGCCCGCTCCAGCTCGTCCTTGTGGAACTCCAGCTGGGGCACCTTCACGGCCTCGCCGTGCCGGGCGATGATCCGGTGGCACTCGAAAACTGCTGGATTGACAACGAGTTGCACCTCTTCTCCCACCGGCGGCGGGGCGGCGCCGTCCAGGAAGAGCCAGAGCGGATGGGTGGCGGCCCGCGGCTTGAAGAGCACGCTCTCGCCGCGGATCTGGATGACCGTGCCGGGCACGGCCGCGTCTCGCCATTGCTCGCCGAAGCGCCGTCTCTCCGCGTGCATCCCGACCTCACAGATTTCCGGATGGCGAGCCCCCCGGCCCGCACCCCAAGTGTAGACGCGAAATCGCGCTCCGGCCAGCACCCGGCGGTCGCGGGCTTGCCGCTCCGGAAGGCAGGGGCTAAGCTGCCCGGGGCCGCCGGGTGCGCCGGCGGATCCTCGCCGCGGGAGCGCGCCATGCCCCTGGTTCCCCAGTCCATCAAGGAGCTCAGGCCCTACTCGCCCGGAAAGCCGATCGCCGAGGTGCGCCGCGAACTCGGCCTCG from bacterium encodes the following:
- a CDS encoding BtpA/SgcQ family protein, whose translation is MKVLGIERPVIAMLHLPPSPGVAGFPGLMAALETLRAELQVYLAAGVDALLLENMHDFPCLPEREMGPEVPAYLARLAAAARGMAAELTGGTARPLPIGIQVLFAANRTAVAVALAAGLQFVRAEGWTHAHISDKGFVDAQAGRVKRYQHAIGAEGIQIFADIKKKHASHAITADLGIGEIAATLALHRADAAIVTGALTGAAPDPADLAAVRAATPLPLFIGSGLTAENLGDYFALADGFIVGSDFKREGRWDAPVDGARVRDFMRRLRELRRS
- a CDS encoding matrixin family metalloprotease produces the protein MPRTFGSRVRPAVFGLFLLMAAAPAASALAAESAPVLASHELIGSYVDQLVLENLQELTGLRLDTSCIENAELAVCIHPDTSPEKFRELLARLPQLPPQEDGGRYVRQTRIFVTATDGSTGVVGDPITVTYSFLPDGVYIPPGAGEPGSNSSLYARLNALFGSEAVWKPIFAACFARWGEFIGITYVEVSDDGAAFGANGLLGARGDVRIGMHPIDGVNGILAYNYFPTPGGGGSDMVLDYAEGWANANLDYRFIRNVVMHEHGHGHGLGHEGPINQTKLMEAAYTAAFYGVRDDDIRGGMRNYGDFAERDNAYNTANALGSFTGQVTIENHSLTEMNDTDWYSFSTPVGSLFDIYLQAVGSYYILDSIGGGIYTNQIMDLGFEIRSGATGSTVLLAQNASAIGVQETLIDYSLPAGSYFIKITRHSGNDVQRYKLILDLTWDDLTSVPAESPALGQLGLALHPNPFNPKTTARFHAPAAGPVQLEVFDLQGRLLRSFAETAAGPGWLSVSWDGRDAAGQAVPSGVYFLRASAGGLSEVARGALLK
- a CDS encoding matrixin family metalloprotease, translating into MLARSRLALAGALLTLLASALPASAAGETPYLNQSAIQMVERMAAQIVASDLQRFYGIDPAATCVQTAERSFCLAPDTPPEVVEELLRKLPTWIEPEGDRYNRVDRWSLTASGFSGILGDPVILTYSFLPDGTYIPSEDENSSLFARLNAQFGGNTEAWKQIFRDCFARWAFFVGLHYVEEVDDGAAFPDTWGVLGVRGDIRIGMANIDGPSNVLAYNYYPASGGDMVLDWSENWGDAGTDYRFFRNVVMHEHGHGHGLGHIEASNRQLMEPYYDPVIYGPQDDDIRGGMRNYGFYLEKNSTAADATLWGTLPEGPLQQENVSVTASSDSDYFKFTIASGMLLDVVMTPVGSFYVVDGVQVWTNQIMDLGFELRASDGVTVLTTANAGGLGVVETITDFELTAGDYYLRVRRYSGNDVQRYRLNIDLTQISTAVGEAAVPARGLGLSVFPTPFNPKTTARFYVREAGSVSLEIFNVQGRRIQGFRQEAAGNAWVQVSWNGQDETGSPAPSGLYFLRATSGGESETVRALLLK